Proteins co-encoded in one Metabacillus sp. KUDC1714 genomic window:
- a CDS encoding GNAT family N-acetyltransferase, with amino-acid sequence MIEILTNRLMIIPCSLDIAKSLVFHRKELDKRSPIEFPFGWPSSFVKGFLPYYIECLETKEKANDCGLWLIILYEEKKIIGDILLLGKPSKEGEVELCYHVEDKSVDETIAYEAVDAFIDWLTYQKSVKKVVMECDVQQDLSIRLFDKLGMVCTKKDGRFLKWEIQKKDLE; translated from the coding sequence TTGATTGAAATTTTAACGAATCGGCTAATGATCATACCTTGTTCACTTGATATTGCCAAATCATTAGTGTTTCATCGAAAGGAGCTAGATAAACGTTCTCCAATTGAATTCCCATTTGGTTGGCCTTCTTCTTTTGTAAAGGGCTTTCTTCCTTACTATATAGAATGCTTAGAAACAAAGGAAAAGGCAAATGATTGTGGACTTTGGTTAATTATTTTGTACGAAGAGAAGAAAATAATTGGTGATATTTTATTGCTAGGTAAGCCTTCTAAGGAAGGAGAGGTAGAATTGTGTTATCATGTGGAGGATAAGTCTGTAGATGAAACCATTGCCTATGAAGCTGTAGATGCTTTCATTGATTGGTTAACGTATCAAAAATCAGTTAAAAAGGTTGTAATGGAGTGTGATGTACAACAAGATCTCTCAATTAGACTTTTTGATAAATTAGGAATGGTCTGCACGAAAAAAGATGGTCGTTTTTTAAAATGGGAAATTCAAAAAAAGGATTTGGAATAA
- a CDS encoding GNAT family N-acetyltransferase has protein sequence MIRVITNEDYENVLKLSEFAFQYTISEQELESTIKKLDKQYIIGDFEKDDLKAKLHIYSLEVNIKNRVFKMGGVASVATWPEVRRTRKVTQLIEEGLHWMNMKEFDISYLHPFYVPFYRKFGWELICTDKTYTIQKEDLMFLHSQSGNIVRKSKEEALPSLMSLYRSFTENNNSMLIRDKSWWTDVVLNKGEHVVFHVNEENEADGYMIYSLENRELIVHEVIVLNESMKKDFWNFICQHDSMVSTVKWKSYEGDPLTLILPNPRVQTDIHPYFMGRIVNVQRFLEKYPFFIQGEKPLILHVSDPVCNWNNGSFFLEGEAIKIFQKEKGICNNSPRKGLRMDIGILTAVLLGHQDPIQLYKLGTIQGEEQQLKLLIDIIPPLGSSLLFDFF, from the coding sequence TTGATACGAGTTATTACTAATGAAGACTACGAAAACGTTTTAAAACTATCTGAATTTGCGTTTCAATATACTATATCTGAGCAAGAACTAGAGAGTACAATAAAAAAACTGGATAAGCAGTACATAATAGGTGACTTTGAAAAAGATGACCTAAAAGCAAAACTTCATATTTATTCTCTAGAAGTTAATATTAAAAATAGAGTATTTAAAATGGGAGGAGTTGCTTCGGTTGCGACATGGCCTGAAGTAAGAAGAACTCGAAAGGTTACACAGTTAATAGAAGAGGGACTCCACTGGATGAATATGAAGGAATTTGATATCTCGTATTTGCATCCGTTTTATGTTCCTTTTTATAGAAAATTTGGTTGGGAACTAATTTGTACTGATAAAACATATACGATCCAAAAAGAAGATTTGATGTTTTTACATAGTCAAAGTGGGAATATTGTTAGAAAGTCAAAAGAAGAGGCTCTTCCTTCTTTAATGAGCCTGTATCGTTCGTTTACAGAAAACAATAATAGCATGTTAATAAGAGATAAAAGCTGGTGGACAGATGTCGTTTTAAACAAGGGAGAACATGTTGTTTTTCATGTTAATGAAGAAAATGAAGCAGATGGTTACATGATTTATTCATTAGAGAATCGTGAATTAATTGTTCATGAAGTGATTGTTTTAAATGAATCTATGAAAAAGGATTTCTGGAATTTTATATGTCAGCATGATTCAATGGTATCAACAGTTAAATGGAAATCATATGAGGGAGACCCTTTGACTTTGATTCTACCAAATCCAAGAGTTCAAACCGATATTCATCCATATTTTATGGGGAGAATTGTTAACGTACAAAGGTTTTTAGAGAAGTATCCGTTTTTTATTCAAGGGGAAAAGCCACTAATTCTTCATGTGTCAGATCCAGTCTGTAACTGGAACAATGGATCTTTCTTTCTCGAAGGTGAGGCAATTAAGATTTTTCAAAAAGAGAAAGGTATATGCAATAATTCACCAAGGAAAGGTTTAAGAATGGATATTGGAATTTTGACAGCAGTGTTACTTGGTCATCAAGACCCGATTCAGCTTTATAAGCTAGGAACGATACAAGGAGAAGAACAACAACTAAAATTATTAATAGACATCATACCTCCTTTAGGATCATCTTTACTGTTTGATTTTTTCTAA
- a CDS encoding YugN family protein, whose amino-acid sequence MRIEGTGLEGVTIDLSRLNEIMDENGLVLAGQWDYERVTYDRKIEAKGEVYYLRVQGYSVEGDIGGRHAVVKLITPLLGKHYYPHGVEYGEGEDFPAGVLNTSKSLLKQVSEEIQKVQ is encoded by the coding sequence ATGAGAATAGAAGGCACAGGTTTAGAAGGAGTAACAATTGATTTATCTCGTTTAAATGAAATAATGGATGAGAATGGGCTTGTATTGGCAGGTCAATGGGATTATGAACGAGTTACTTACGACCGCAAAATCGAAGCTAAAGGCGAGGTTTACTATCTTCGTGTTCAAGGCTACTCTGTAGAAGGTGATATTGGTGGTCGGCATGCAGTGGTTAAATTAATCACCCCACTTTTAGGTAAACATTATTACCCACACGGTGTTGAATATGGTGAAGGCGAAGACTTTCCAGCTGGTGTTTTAAACACTAGTAAAAGTCTATTAAAACAAGTATCCGAGGAAATTCAAAAGGTACAATAA
- the safA gene encoding SafA/ExsA family spore coat assembly protein, whose product MKKYIQRFVLLFLLIGLFTFPQHAFGQTTTHTVKSGDTLWIIAQRYQVGLSEIIGANQQFKNPNLIYPGQKVYIPQISGTKSIEEQVISLTNVERQKAGLPALKNNWELSRVARFKSADMRDRNYFSHDSPTYGSPFTMMKNFGISYRTAAENIAAGQRTPDEVVRAWMDSPGHRANILKRDVTEIGVGYVQGGSYGHYWTQMFIGR is encoded by the coding sequence ATGAAAAAGTACATACAGCGTTTTGTGCTTTTATTTTTATTAATTGGGCTATTCACGTTTCCTCAACATGCATTTGGACAAACTACTACTCATACAGTAAAAAGTGGTGATACGTTATGGATTATTGCACAACGTTACCAAGTTGGATTATCTGAGATAATCGGTGCGAACCAACAGTTTAAAAATCCCAATTTAATTTATCCAGGTCAGAAGGTTTACATCCCACAAATAAGTGGAACAAAATCAATAGAAGAACAAGTTATCTCGCTAACAAATGTTGAAAGACAAAAAGCTGGATTGCCAGCGTTAAAAAACAATTGGGAATTATCAAGAGTTGCTCGCTTTAAATCAGCGGATATGAGAGACCGAAATTACTTTAGTCATGATTCACCTACATATGGATCTCCTTTTACCATGATGAAAAACTTCGGAATTTCTTACAGAACAGCAGCTGAAAATATCGCTGCGGGGCAACGTACTCCTGATGAAGTAGTTAGAGCTTGGATGGATAGTCCTGGTCATCGGGCAAATATTTTAAAACGTGACGTAACTGAAATAGGTGTTGGGTATGTACAAGGTGGGTCATATGGACATTATTGGACTCAGATGTTTATAGGAAGGTAA
- a CDS encoding CBS domain-containing protein encodes MQTVKDIMTSNIEYCTPLDNVYEVAVKMKDLNVGAIPIVEDQKLIGMITDRDLVVRGIAEKHPGSNQVTNVMSDHIYSIESNASLDEAAHMMAKHQVRRLPVVDNGKLVGIVSLGDLSKNYTTGEEAGDALSDISESYESN; translated from the coding sequence ATGCAAACCGTGAAAGATATTATGACGTCAAATATTGAGTATTGTACACCATTAGATAATGTATATGAAGTAGCTGTGAAAATGAAGGATTTAAATGTAGGAGCAATTCCGATTGTAGAAGATCAAAAGTTAATCGGCATGATTACAGATCGAGATTTAGTTGTTAGAGGCATTGCAGAGAAACATCCAGGATCTAATCAAGTGACAAATGTTATGAGTGATCATATTTACTCGATTGAATCAAATGCATCTTTAGATGAGGCTGCACATATGATGGCCAAGCATCAAGTTAGACGATTGCCTGTCGTGGATAATGGAAAGCTGGTTGGAATCGTTTCATTAGGTGACCTTTCAAAAAACTATACAACAGGTGAAGAAGCTGGCGATGCCTTATCAGATATATCAGAATCATATGAAAGTAATTGA
- a CDS encoding CAP domain-containing protein, with amino-acid sequence MRIIIRTVVIFFIIFISYTLFIYFGQYTPSEQHEEENVQISNEELSKEKEAVTKDGTANLPADGILSLMNKSSEEITALFGEPDRIDPSAYDYDWWIYEQANDKYMQIGILDQKVVTVYGIGSEVNAKPFKIGQPVQEVFKIAPVSPSLSLEYVGNSYRFEFSEEDMNTRPTVKLGDVFVQLYIDKFDGILSSIRVLDPETFIKQRSYEVTYRGELIEAKENSEEKWERIESGSEQQILSITNVIRTRHGIPLVNWDDVTSQVAFLHSEDMKLNNYFSHESPTEGTLVDRLAEFNVKYEMAGENIAAQYVDGIAASEGWLNSKGHREALLNEEFTHLGVGVDGLYYTQNFIKKWEQVE; translated from the coding sequence CTGCGGATTATCATTCGAACGGTTGTCATATTTTTTATTATATTTATAAGTTATACGTTATTTATCTATTTCGGACAATACACTCCCAGCGAACAGCACGAGGAAGAAAATGTCCAAATTTCAAATGAAGAATTATCAAAGGAAAAAGAAGCTGTCACAAAAGATGGAACAGCTAACCTTCCAGCTGACGGGATATTGTCCTTAATGAATAAATCATCTGAGGAAATAACAGCTTTATTTGGTGAGCCAGATCGAATCGATCCTTCAGCATATGATTATGATTGGTGGATTTATGAACAAGCAAATGACAAGTATATGCAAATAGGAATCTTAGATCAAAAGGTTGTTACTGTGTATGGAATCGGTAGTGAGGTAAATGCCAAGCCTTTTAAAATTGGACAACCTGTTCAAGAGGTATTTAAAATCGCGCCAGTTTCGCCAAGTTTGTCACTAGAATATGTAGGAAACTCTTATCGTTTTGAGTTTTCAGAAGAAGATATGAATACGAGACCTACAGTTAAACTCGGAGATGTCTTTGTGCAATTATATATTGATAAGTTTGATGGGATATTATCAAGTATACGGGTTTTGGATCCAGAAACGTTTATTAAACAGCGCTCATATGAAGTAACATATCGTGGTGAATTAATTGAAGCTAAAGAAAACAGTGAAGAAAAATGGGAGAGAATTGAGAGTGGCTCAGAGCAACAAATATTATCGATTACAAATGTGATTCGTACAAGACATGGGATTCCATTGGTTAATTGGGACGATGTAACATCACAAGTTGCTTTTTTACACAGTGAGGATATGAAGTTAAATAATTATTTTTCCCATGAATCTCCAACTGAAGGAACCTTGGTTGATCGCCTTGCTGAATTTAATGTGAAATATGAAATGGCAGGAGAAAATATTGCTGCACAATATGTGGACGGGATTGCAGCTTCAGAAGGCTGGTTGAATAGTAAAGGTCACCGTGAAGCATTGCTAAATGAGGAATTTACGCACTTAGGTGTTGGTGTTGACGGGCTATATTATACGCAAAACTTTATAAAAAAATGGGAACAAGTGGAGTGA
- a CDS encoding PaaI family thioesterase — protein sequence MTKDELIQLTNEVLQNADNEDLYVLELLLSGLKRKQYHEKGSYIGALLHAEGEFKDNQFTIRIPNTPIIQNSLNIVHGGITATLLDSAMGGLVHHLLPPDKTAVTTEIKINYVAPGVGKELICRTNTIHKGNKTVVTEGKVFRDDGTLIAHSTASFFIINRS from the coding sequence ATGACAAAGGACGAGTTAATACAATTAACAAACGAGGTATTACAAAATGCAGATAACGAGGATCTATATGTACTAGAACTTTTACTTAGTGGATTAAAAAGGAAGCAATATCATGAAAAGGGCTCTTATATCGGTGCGTTACTTCATGCAGAAGGCGAGTTTAAAGACAATCAATTTACAATAAGGATTCCAAATACACCTATTATTCAAAACTCATTAAACATTGTCCATGGTGGTATTACAGCAACGTTACTTGACTCAGCAATGGGTGGACTTGTTCATCATTTACTACCTCCTGACAAAACTGCTGTAACAACAGAAATTAAAATAAATTATGTAGCACCAGGTGTTGGAAAAGAATTAATATGTAGGACTAACACAATTCATAAGGGAAATAAAACAGTTGTAACTGAAGGAAAGGTTTTCCGAGACGACGGAACCCTTATCGCACATAGTACGGCAAGCTTTTTTATTATCAATAGAAGTTAA
- the ylbD gene encoding YlbD family protein encodes MASKKPHPSVQKFKEFVKEHPKLVQEVRKGNKEWQEVFEDWYLLGEKDVVWKQYKDENSEEQSEEKKADFMSQMFSAVKNMDMNTVNHHISNMSSTISTIQGLFDQFGLSKSSGQKSSGSNQQPFSFRKD; translated from the coding sequence ATGGCATCAAAAAAACCACATCCATCTGTTCAAAAATTTAAAGAATTTGTGAAAGAACATCCAAAGCTTGTACAAGAGGTAAGAAAGGGAAATAAGGAATGGCAGGAAGTATTTGAGGATTGGTATTTACTTGGTGAGAAAGATGTTGTATGGAAACAATATAAAGATGAAAATAGCGAGGAGCAATCAGAAGAAAAAAAAGCTGATTTTATGTCTCAAATGTTTTCAGCGGTAAAAAATATGGATATGAACACAGTTAACCATCATATTTCAAATATGAGTAGTACGATATCAACGATTCAAGGATTGTTTGATCAATTTGGACTATCAAAAAGTTCAGGGCAAAAATCATCAGGTAGTAATCAACAACCCTTCTCATTTAGAAAGGATTAA
- a CDS encoding YlbE-like family protein — protein sequence MRKEIQEHIRANKERQTFIREQPHWFRKLSRNPNDLESLEIEMMNYYQKTIPHKVQQFSNSVQMAQMMIAMFQTMRQQD from the coding sequence ATGAGAAAAGAAATTCAGGAACATATTCGCGCTAATAAAGAACGACAGACATTTATCCGAGAACAGCCACATTGGTTTCGTAAACTGTCTAGAAATCCTAATGACCTAGAGTCATTAGAAATAGAAATGATGAACTATTATCAAAAAACAATTCCTCATAAAGTACAGCAATTTTCTAATTCAGTTCAAATGGCACAAATGATGATTGCGATGTTTCAAACAATGAGACAACAGGATTAA
- a CDS encoding YlbF family regulator encodes MFATIESMLLLDEAEQLASLVLKSVPAEEYRRSFYRLKNDKDAQQLISQFAKTKDLYEDVQRFGKYHPDYRKISKDMRDIKRELDLNQSVFNFKKAENELQALLDEISVQVGQAVSVNIKVPTGNPFFDTGSSCGGGCGSGGGCGCKVS; translated from the coding sequence ATGTTTGCTACTATTGAAAGCATGTTACTACTAGATGAAGCGGAACAACTTGCAAGCTTGGTTCTCAAGTCGGTGCCGGCAGAAGAATATCGTCGTAGTTTCTATAGATTAAAAAATGACAAAGATGCTCAACAGCTCATTTCTCAATTTGCGAAAACGAAGGACTTATATGAAGATGTCCAGCGCTTTGGTAAATACCATCCGGATTATCGAAAGATATCAAAGGATATGCGTGATATAAAAAGAGAACTCGATTTAAATCAGAGTGTGTTCAATTTTAAAAAAGCAGAAAATGAACTGCAAGCATTACTTGATGAAATAAGTGTTCAAGTTGGCCAAGCCGTTTCTGTGAATATTAAAGTTCCGACAGGTAATCCCTTCTTTGACACTGGGTCAAGCTGTGGAGGAGGTTGTGGTTCTGGTGGAGGGTGTGGCTGTAAGGTGTCATAA
- a CDS encoding YlbG family protein: protein MFEKRQGIVVWLHSLKHIKMLRKFGNVHYVSKRLKYVVLYCNMDMVEQTVQKLTSYSFVKHAEPSYKPHLKLEFESKVDKAKEYDYKIGL from the coding sequence ATGTTTGAAAAACGTCAAGGTATAGTCGTTTGGCTTCACTCATTAAAGCATATAAAAATGCTTAGGAAATTTGGAAACGTTCACTATGTTTCAAAACGATTAAAATATGTTGTTTTATATTGCAATATGGATATGGTGGAGCAAACTGTACAAAAGCTTACTTCCTACTCGTTTGTGAAACATGCAGAACCATCCTATAAGCCTCATTTAAAACTTGAATTTGAATCTAAAGTGGATAAAGCGAAGGAATATGATTATAAGATAGGTTTATAA
- a CDS encoding DUF7147 family protein translates to MIQRFIELGEGYSDIYELIETARANKHRVSKLIALHTKVNEKAVTSLVVIMQPTDQGKFQALYICREGIPNPHVKENKRYELFEVLSAYLNKDIIQIDVKPSNMFNELELYYQHLIGILRLNHYIPPMQ, encoded by the coding sequence ATGATTCAACGATTTATTGAGTTAGGTGAAGGCTATTCTGATATTTATGAACTTATTGAAACAGCAAGAGCTAACAAACATCGTGTGTCTAAGCTAATTGCCTTACATACAAAAGTTAATGAAAAAGCGGTTACTTCCTTAGTTGTAATTATGCAACCGACTGATCAAGGGAAATTCCAGGCTCTTTATATTTGTCGTGAAGGGATTCCAAATCCACACGTTAAGGAAAATAAACGCTATGAGTTATTTGAAGTTCTTTCAGCTTATTTAAACAAAGACATTATTCAAATTGATGTTAAACCATCAAATATGTTTAATGAGCTTGAACTTTATTATCAGCATTTGATTGGGATATTAAGGTTAAATCATTATATCCCACCAATGCAATAG
- the rsmD gene encoding 16S rRNA (guanine(966)-N(2))-methyltransferase RsmD: MRVVSGNYKGRQLKAVPGVTTRPTTDKVKEAIFNMVGPYFDGGNALDLFAGSGGLGIEALSRGIERCIFVDREAKAIQTIHKNLEACLAVEASEVYRNDAERAIKAIIKRELRFELIFLDPPYKQQKLKALITSISENNLLEEGGFIVTEHGSEVQLPVEIDQFIQIKYETYGMTSITVYGYKSSLGEE, encoded by the coding sequence ATGAGAGTAGTTTCAGGTAATTATAAAGGTAGACAATTAAAAGCAGTACCAGGGGTGACCACAAGACCTACAACTGATAAGGTAAAAGAAGCGATCTTTAATATGGTTGGTCCGTATTTTGATGGTGGAAATGCCTTGGATTTGTTTGCAGGTAGCGGAGGGTTAGGTATCGAAGCTTTGAGTCGTGGGATTGAAAGGTGTATTTTTGTTGATCGAGAAGCAAAGGCTATTCAAACGATACATAAAAATTTAGAAGCATGCCTTGCAGTTGAGGCATCTGAAGTATATCGAAATGATGCTGAACGAGCAATAAAAGCAATAATTAAACGCGAACTTCGATTTGAATTAATCTTTTTAGACCCACCGTATAAGCAACAAAAGTTGAAAGCGCTTATAACCTCAATTAGTGAAAATAATTTGCTAGAAGAGGGTGGATTTATTGTTACGGAGCATGGATCAGAAGTTCAATTGCCTGTAGAGATCGACCAATTTATCCAAATAAAGTATGAAACATACGGAATGACCTCTATTACCGTATATGGATATAAAAGTAGTTTAGGGGAGGAATAA
- the coaD gene encoding pantetheine-phosphate adenylyltransferase: MGSIAVCPGSFDPITYGHLDIIKRGAKVFDQVYVCVLNNSSKQPLFSVEERCELISEVTKDIPNVIVETFKGLLIDYAREKKAQTILRGLRAVSDFEYEMQITSMNRVLDDNIETFFMMTNNQYSFLSSSIVKEVAKYKGDIAELVPEVVEKALKSKFIDE; the protein is encoded by the coding sequence ATGGGAAGCATAGCAGTATGTCCTGGAAGCTTCGATCCAATTACATATGGTCACTTAGATATTATTAAAAGGGGGGCAAAGGTATTTGATCAAGTGTATGTTTGTGTATTAAACAATTCCTCCAAACAACCTTTATTTTCGGTTGAAGAGCGATGTGAATTAATTAGTGAAGTAACAAAGGATATTCCAAATGTCATTGTTGAGACCTTTAAGGGATTGCTCATTGATTATGCACGGGAAAAGAAAGCTCAAACGATTTTAAGAGGACTTCGTGCTGTTTCAGATTTCGAATATGAAATGCAAATAACTTCAATGAACAGAGTTTTAGATGATAATATTGAAACATTTTTTATGATGACGAATAATCAATATTCATTTTTAAGCTCCAGCATAGTTAAAGAAGTCGCAAAATATAAAGGGGATATAGCAGAGCTGGTTCCTGAAGTGGTTGAAAAGGCATTAAAAAGTAAATTCATTGATGAGTAA
- the ylbJ gene encoding sporulation integral membrane protein YlbJ, with protein sequence MSLSKLKTIFFATFIGGLTIAIILNPKESLEASIRGLTIWWEVVFPSLLPFFIVSELLIGFGVVKFIGVLLEPLMRPIFRVPGVGGFVWAMGMASGNPAGAKLTARIRQEKQITALQAERLVSFTSSSNPLFIFGAVAVGFFNDASLGILLAAAHYLGNLCVGLTMRYYGGIDSSLKTEKKHMIFPPLKLAFRELHLTRIKESRPLGKMLGDAVISSIQTLLMIGGFIILFSVFNKILSLIHVTEWIAIVFSGGLTLLHISTDLSVPLITGIFEITLGNQFVSESTANLLDKVMVASFILAFGGLSIQAQVASILADTDIRFQPFFIARILQGIYSAIIAFFLFKPLYLNLQSYHSNELPVFFMRHSPKWAIDYWETILHVGPLITILSLCVYVYLYGKRNVFTKTP encoded by the coding sequence TTGAGTCTTTCAAAACTTAAAACAATTTTTTTTGCTACTTTTATAGGTGGACTAACGATTGCAATCATCCTTAATCCTAAAGAATCGCTAGAAGCATCCATCAGAGGATTAACAATTTGGTGGGAAGTTGTTTTTCCATCTTTACTCCCCTTTTTTATTGTATCAGAATTACTCATTGGTTTTGGAGTTGTAAAGTTTATTGGTGTATTACTTGAGCCTCTAATGCGACCGATCTTCCGTGTACCAGGTGTTGGTGGCTTTGTTTGGGCGATGGGAATGGCATCTGGCAATCCAGCAGGTGCAAAGCTTACTGCTAGAATACGGCAGGAAAAACAAATAACGGCATTACAAGCAGAACGATTAGTCTCTTTTACAAGCTCATCTAATCCCCTATTTATTTTCGGAGCGGTAGCTGTTGGCTTTTTTAATGATGCTTCCCTAGGCATATTATTAGCTGCTGCACACTATTTAGGTAATTTATGTGTAGGTCTCACGATGAGATATTATGGGGGAATTGACTCATCACTAAAAACTGAAAAAAAGCACATGATTTTTCCACCGTTAAAATTAGCCTTTAGAGAGTTACATTTAACTAGAATAAAGGAATCTCGACCTCTTGGAAAAATGCTTGGGGATGCTGTGATCTCTTCTATCCAAACACTGCTTATGATTGGTGGATTTATCATTCTTTTCTCTGTTTTCAACAAAATATTATCACTAATCCATGTAACTGAATGGATTGCGATCGTTTTTTCTGGAGGATTAACTTTATTACATATTTCTACTGATCTAAGTGTACCACTTATTACAGGAATCTTTGAAATCACTTTAGGTAATCAGTTTGTTAGTGAATCTACAGCAAATTTATTAGATAAAGTAATGGTTGCCAGCTTTATATTAGCTTTTGGTGGTTTATCCATTCAAGCACAGGTTGCAAGTATATTAGCTGATACAGATATTCGCTTTCAGCCATTTTTCATAGCGCGAATTTTGCAAGGTATTTACTCTGCGATTATTGCATTCTTTTTATTTAAACCACTTTATTTAAATTTACAATCTTATCATTCTAATGAATTACCCGTCTTTTTTATGAGACATAGTCCTAAGTGGGCTATTGACTATTGGGAAACAATTTTACATGTAGGACCACTTATCACCATTCTTTCATTATGTGTTTATGTTTACTTATATGGTAAACGCAATGTGTTTACTAAAACGCCATAG
- a CDS encoding patatin-like phospholipase family protein, with product MTKEPKIGLALGSGGARGFAHLGVLKVLHDEGISIDLIAGSSMGALVGSFYASGISIDRLYQFALAFKRKYYLDFTVPKMGFIAGNRVKELIRLFTHRKTFAELDIPVAVVATDLYDGKKVIFKDGPVADAVRASIAIPGIFVPEKIDGRLLVDGGVVDRVPVSVVKEMGADIVIAVDVSHVKRNEDITSIFDVILQSLDIMQDELVHHREIASDVMIRPHVEQYNSRAFTNIKEIIEIGEKEAIQHIEKIHRLIAQWKETNSHEK from the coding sequence TTGACAAAGGAGCCAAAGATTGGACTAGCGCTTGGATCAGGTGGTGCAAGAGGGTTTGCACACTTGGGGGTATTAAAGGTATTACATGATGAAGGAATTTCTATTGATTTAATCGCTGGAAGCAGTATGGGAGCACTAGTTGGTAGCTTCTATGCTTCAGGCATAAGTATAGACAGATTGTATCAATTTGCCTTAGCTTTTAAGAGGAAGTATTACTTGGATTTTACAGTTCCAAAAATGGGTTTTATTGCAGGTAATCGTGTAAAGGAATTAATTCGCTTATTTACACATAGAAAAACATTTGCTGAATTAGATATTCCAGTAGCTGTTGTCGCTACGGATTTATATGATGGAAAAAAGGTTATATTTAAAGATGGACCTGTAGCAGATGCAGTTAGAGCTAGTATTGCTATACCAGGTATCTTTGTTCCAGAAAAAATTGATGGTAGACTATTAGTAGATGGAGGTGTTGTTGACAGAGTACCTGTTTCGGTTGTAAAGGAAATGGGGGCAGATATTGTGATCGCAGTTGATGTTTCACATGTAAAGCGAAATGAGGATATAACGTCAATATTTGATGTGATTTTGCAAAGTCTCGATATTATGCAGGATGAGCTTGTTCATCATCGGGAAATCGCATCAGATGTTATGATACGTCCTCATGTCGAACAATATAATTCTCGAGCTTTTACAAATATAAAGGAAATTATTGAGATAGGTGAGAAGGAAGCTATTCAGCATATAGAAAAAATACATAGGCTTATAGCACAGTGGAAGGAGACAAACAGTCATGAAAAGTAA